TTACTTGATCCGaaaacactaattaaaaaatttaattaatcctaaaaaggttaaaatagatttatttaatttcaaaatacaaatttaaagacCATGTTAACCTTTTCCTCAAAAATTAATTGGAATAATTTATTGAAGCCCAAACGGTTGCGGCTTTAAGGGAATTTCATACCAAAAATGGTAGAAACTATAGCTGTAGAGAGGCTCTCAGCTGGTTAAGTGAAAGTCCTATTATTTTATAAGAGAACTGCTTAATTGTGTATTGATCCATTTAACAAAGATTGTATTACTATGTctagtttattatttttatatgataaTCTGCGACTAATTATGCACATAATTTTGCATAAACATATCATATCATCAAAATGGTTGGACactttcataaattttttatttctattattgcttttgattaaaattaataaaattctatttataGTTATAAAAAACGCGCTACTGTATAGATATTGTTATTcaacattttttattattataccgTTTGTCGTggcattaaaaaaataaaggaatTCAATTCTTTATTTAGATTATGTGTTTTTAGAAAAGATTGAATAGCATTTTACGAGCATAGAGTGCATGAGCAAATTAGTAATGTTTGAGAGAGAGAAATTATACACTTATGACATAAAAGCATAAATGGACATATTTGTCACTAGATGAGAGAAGAATCAAGAAGCAGTTTTTTGTGGTCTTTTGAAAGGAAAGTGTATCCCTTTAATATTTTCACATTAAATGAAACTTTATAACGGATTTGAATCTCTTTGAGATCAATGATACTTTTAAAATAAGGAAAATAATCTTACTAAAAAACTAGCACAAAAGTTGTGGTTAAAgaaaattttaagtttaatagTAGGAGTTATTAAGAGCATCTTAAAAAACtcattaaaatagtaaaatcttctaataaaaatatatgataatatattatacacggattgggattccctcaagttcaaatgaacttgagggggtcatattcacgatctacaccgtccattataaaatgaacggtgtagattaatttaattggaaTTATACTTTTGTGATCTATACCGTTCATTTTGTAATtgacggtgtagatcgtgaacatgacctcctcaagttcattttgaacttgagggaatcctaATCCATTATACATACATTGAGCactctattttataaatttaaagtaagAGTAGAAGTGTAGTTAGAAAATTTCGTTAAAAGTGAACGAAAATTATAATCgactatttttttcataacaatCATAATAAAAGCttataatcaaaaaaatattatttaaaaaaacttgtGTTTCCGAACAATTTTGACCATGGTGAACGCAACGCACGGCTTCGCCACCGAGTGAGTGTGAGTTTGACTATAAACTTGACtgaatttcaccttttatttCATGTCTCATTATTTAGAAATTCAAAATcgattaactattttttatctattgaattaaattaaaaattatgaataaaaatatttactttttatttttaagacactatgaattttaatttaaaaattctttattatataaaataccaTTGTAGATGTTCTTAggttgcatatatatatatatatatatatatatatatatatatatatatatatatattcattattACACACTTGTCTACAGCTCAAATCATCACTATATTAGATAAAATTGCATCATTagtaaagtttttattttaaattaaataatttatttttgatatttttagttATGAATTAAATAAGATATAGCTATATAATTGCATAGGgctataatataaaatattattagaaTTGATATTTAGAtgtattaaaatagaaaattcttattaatttttcatttaataataacttaaaaTGGGGTGAACATAGTTATCTTACAATTCAAACTATATGTTTgcaattaattttctttaagttGAATGATATCCAACAATTAAAACTATACGTTACAATTAATTTCATGAGAAAACTAAATTAGTACTATTacgatgaagaagaaaaaaacctAAAATTCAAACGAATGAAGAAGCTGATGGCCACATCTACCGTAAAAGAATTCATCTAACCCTAATCCACGTGGCCATCAGTCATCCGTCCATCAAACCTACCCatttctctctatatatatatactagtacGCAACCCTCGCGATGCTTCGGGATTGactatttttcaattaaaataatcgCAGTAAAGGAGcacttttaataataaaaatattaattaggaaaaaaaatttatttaattataccaatacgtataattatattgataaaaataaaaatgttcgATTTTGAGCCCAGTAAAACTTTTCCATGCATCAGATATACTTTATGGTGATGAATTACCATTCCAAgacttcaaaaatatatttgataaatggcAAAGAACGTGAGAAACAACTATTTGTAAAATACATATATGCTTAGTTAGTGTCTATACTCGGTGAGTCATATTAAGCAAAGCAGTTTTTGACATATAAAAGCCATAGACAATCAATACTATCAATGGACATCATCCGAGTTTGTGACTTGTTAAgtatattaaaagaattataattttaatgtatTCTCAAGATTTACGTAAAACTTCTGCAGATGAGGGCTCTTGCAACCGTTATAGAATATGACTTATCTGACGATAAAAGCTCATCAAGAGCCCTAGGAATTATTTGAGGCACGAAGTATAACAACAAAGCCGGAAGCAAAAAAGTTAAGTTTTAATTATCTCGCTTACCACTGTATGCATCTAGCAGGTCTCAGTTTTACCATAAGCAAATAAGCACACAGTATACCAATCAAGTGCAGGACATCACCAGTGATATATAGAAACAATACAATAATGAAatagaaattttaatattataatgatGTCTCAGTTAATAAaagcataaatataaataataatgataataataaaagtaGACTTATAATAACCCTTAGAGATAAATACCAGAAATATAATTATACTTTTTCTATTATCtaatagaaaaggaatttttatgtttttaattggtTAAAACCTTAACCATAAAACTATTTTACATTTCTATATCTAATACACTACAAAGGCAGCGTAGTTTTCATCTTATTTTATAACATGAACAATCTTATGTCTAATTGGATCAGCCTTCGCCATTTAAAAAGACACATAACATGTCCAAAATATTGATGTAGAACCGTGACAGATGAGCTTCAAGGCGGTCATGCCCTAATTCCTGCAGAATGAATAATTAGATGTATTAGTGAAGTTGTAAATCCGATGATAGCTTCAATTTGgacattcttttattaaaatggTTCAAAATAGaagacaaataaacaaaaatctaGAAGACCTGAAAAATGTTGTCATGGTAATAACACAAGAGAGGAAAGAACATGCAGACGATTGATCTATGGTACAATTCAACTTCCAAAATCtgaaacaaaaatattatcaGAACAGTGAATCAATGATCAGGTTTGAGCatcttcaaaattttaaattttttaactgaTACTTTTCTCGAATTGGGAATGATCCATAAAACGGCGAAAGAACCTAAGAGCTCCAAAAGTTAGGAAATCCATATCCACAAAAGCGACAACATAAACTTAAAAATACACAAATCTGAAGCATCACAAGAAAGCAAGCATCCGAGTTTATAATgcttaaacaaaaaaaaaattacaattatttatatCACTTAATCAATATTAATGACATAGAAATGGATATAAAGCAATTATTCTACTGCTTATTCACCTATTTGAAGTTTTCTCAATCTTAGTTATAATCCATGTATTATTATATTCAGAAAAAGTGAATATGTTCATATTCCAATGGGGTAAGCATTCATAAACTATTATATAAACTATAGAAATGCATCAAATGTAAGTGAACAGTTATAAATTCATACATATAATGTTATGGATTTCTGAGGAATCAGCGAGTTACCTTGCATTCTCTTTTCACAGGAAACTTTAGCTTCTCTCCCTTTTGCTGGAATGAAATTGGCAATAATGTTTAACGACCTAAAAATGGTGAAgcaaatagtaaaaataaaagatcTCTTCTTGCTGCCAATGATCTTCCTTCAGCAGAAGATTGCAATTGGCTGAAACAGTGGATCGTTCTCAAATCAACCAAATGACACTGATACTTCAAGGCTCCGATCTGAAGCAGCTGTCTCTCCATCTGATcatgtaataataaaataataatccaaccAAGAAACAGAATGACAACTCAATAGTACCAAAATTACTTTTGAATTTTACAGTCAAAATATGAAAATCAATCACCAGtctaaaacaaaataaagccaaGATCAAATGGATAACTTAATTTGAAAAAGAAGGGAAATTACCTTGGTAGCAATTAGCTGCAGGGAAATGTAATTAGGTGCTTGGCAGGTAAAATTATGTTGATGAACTAAGCGAGCAGGTTGTTTGTCTCTTAGCCTCGTTGAGAGAGTCGGAGgttgaacaaaaacaaacctCTAAAAGAATTAAGCATCACCATCTTCATAGAAATTGAGCAAATTAGGGTTTGGATCTATTGCAATTTGCAAACAATTCGTATCAGGAAAAAAAAGCCATTAAAGCAGAAGTGAGAACGAAGAAAATAAGCAAGAGATCGAAAATAAGGGGGGGACTGAAGCAAAAAGAAGCTAAGGCAACCTTAGCAAGTGGAAGAAAGACGGTTAAAAAAATGGAGGAAAATCGAAAGAAACACGAATAAAGATAAATGGCAAAAACGAATTTTCTTAATCAATAATGGGTAAAAAGGTAAAGTTGAACCCAAAACACTGTTCAATGTACAGTGTTTTTGGGTTCTACTTTATactataatatatagatatgaAATGCCAATCAATCACTCATAACTACACTTTTCCTCTACCACAGTTACTAAACTATCTCTTTCCCTTTTCTTTTGTACTGGTTTTAAGTATATATAGATCCTCCTTTTTTGGAAGTGAACACATCACTTGCAAGCAATAATGGCTACTACACCATCAATCGAGGACATCAGAAAAGCTCAGAGGGCCCATGGTCCGGCCACCATCTTAGCCATTGGCACCGCCACCCCTGCCAACTGGGTTGATCAGGCTGATTATCCTGATTACTATTTCAGGATCACCAACAGTGAACACATGActgatttgaaagaaaaattcaAGCGCATGTGTACGTTCATTTCTCACTCTTTATATAATACAAAACGTGAAAATTCCTCGGTTCATAATGACCTATATATTCTCACGTGTCGAGTTATTATGAGAATGGTTCCCATCTAGTCAAGAAATTTTCTTGATTAGGTTATATATGTTGATATGTTTTTTTGCTTTTATTATGAATTACTTCTTGCATTCTCTTGATTGTTATGATATTCAAGAAGATGCaagaaaagtatttttttttcattagtaTCATCAAGAAAAATGATAAAACTTGCATGAGTTTCTTGATGACGGTTATTCTTGATCacgaaacaaaaatatatatcgTTTTTCATTGAAAtgtaattaacttaattatcaAACGGGattgatatatataaacaacatGATTTGTTTCTAATCTTTTATAGTATTATAATCATTATGTCATTCCAAAACTATTTTGTACCACGAACATTTTTCAAGTTTTAAATCTTATAGTCAAGAAATTCTCTTGATCTAAGTTGTAAATGtgttaatactttttttatgattttataatcACTTCTTGCATTTTTCTTGATTGTTATGATCAAGAAAATGCAAGAAAAGTGTATCTTTTATTCCTATGATAAAGAAAAggaaatataaagtaaaacttGGCGAGAGTTTTCTTGAAGGTGAATTCTTGATCAAGAAATCAAAAAATACAATCACGTAAGCGTTTTCATAAAAATGTAATTAACTTAGCAAATGGGATAATGACCTAATTATGATCATTATGTCATGTCTATGCCAATTATGGATGAAAACAACatggtatgtttttaatacttttatatttctatattatatagtcattatatgttatttatctaaaaaattactTATGTTACTTTCAAACTATTTTGTGCGTACGGATACTTTTTTTGGAGTTTTAAGTTTTGGATTTCAAGTTCCGCATTTGACAATaactttaaaactttaaaactcGATTTTTCTTCTTTCCAACATTTTTGTAAACGACAAGAACATTACTGTCGTATCTGTCACTAACTCTACTTGTCGTTGTTTGTGGTAATTACAGGCGAGAAGTCGATGATCAGAAAAAGACATATGCACGTAACTGAGGAGATTCTGACGGAGAATCCAAATTTGAGTGCATATTGGGAGCCGTCGCTTGACGTCCGGCAAGACATTGTGGTGGTGGAGGTGCCTAAATTAGGCAAAGAAGCGGCCGCAAAAGCCATTAAAGAATGGGGCCAACCCAAATCCAAGATCACCCACCTTATCTTCTGCACCACTTCCGGCGTCGACATGCCCGGTTGCGACTACCAGCTCACCAAACTCCTCGGCCTCCGTCCCTCCGTCAAACGTTTCATGATGTATCAGCAGGGTTGCTTCGCCGGAGGTACGGTCATTCGTCTTGCAAAAGACTTAGCTGAGAATAACAAAGGTGCTAGGGTTCTCGTTGTTTGCTCGGAGATAACTGCGGTTACTTTCCGTGGTCCGTCGGATAAGCATTTGGATTCTTTAGTCGGCCAAGCTTTATTCGGCGACGGAGCTGGGGCTTTAATTATTGGGGCGGATCCTGACACGACAATTGAGCGTCCGCTTTTTCAAGTTGTCTCGGCGGCTCAGACGATTCTCCCGGACTCACACGGTGCTATTGACGGTCACTTACGTGAAGTAGGGTTAACGTTTCACTTGCTTAAAGATGTACCCGGGCTGATCTCGAAGAACATAGAGAAAAGCTTAGTGGAAGCATTTTCTCCGATTGGTATTAATGACTGGAACTCTATCTTCTGGGTAGCTCACCCGGGCGGTCCGGCGATTCTTGACCAGGTCGAGTTGAAACTCAATTTAAAACCAGAGAAAATGAAAGCTACACGACAAGTTCTAAGTGAATATGGGAATATGTCTAGTGCATGTGTGTTGTTTATTTTGGATGAAATGAGGAAAAAATCAGTTGAGGAAGGAAAATCCACCACCGGAGAAGGGCTGGACTGGGGTGTACTATTCGGGTTTGGGCCGGGTCTAACGGTGGAGACGGTGGTTCTGCACAGTGTCCCAACAGAGTCGGTAATTCACTGAGGTGCAGCTGGAAGAGGACTTGAAGTGATGGAGGGCAAAGTTGGAACTGAAAAttgttattataaaataatgagaAGACAAGCTTGTTGAATTAGTAGTGGGATTAGTACTGAAGTATAAGCAATTAAGTTTgttaaaattgaacttttttttactgTGTATTTTCATTTCTGCTGTATGCAACTGCTGTTTCtatcaaaaaatatatgtaacaatattattcaaaaattaatgaaatgtGATTATTATAATATGCTGGTTAATTGATCCCATATAAGttaatatttgataaatgataAACTGACAATTTTATACTCAaaagttattaatttatcttactCTCTATAAATTACTATTGAACAtgctaattaaaaaaagaaaattactatttaatccaccattttatatcaatttaattgtcCTTCGTTACGTGATAGCATTTAATTCGTTTAATTATCCTCCAAAAATGTATATCTCAAATACCAATTTTTAATCCATCTACTCTTTTAATGTCATGTCAGGTGGATTAAAAAACAgagttgtatatatatatatatatcactaCTCTTAAAAATTATAGACACCATTAATTTTAAGGTTAATTCATAAAATATCacgtttcattttaatcataattttcaaaagttgtcatataaaactatgatttttcatttttatctaaatctatCACGTCTATATTTTTCGGTGTATtattacctttcattttttttcaaattatccgTCAGATTCCGGTGGTCAAGTAAGTAAAAATACACCGGAAAataatttggtgatagatttggaAAAACATAAAAGAAAGGGTCAACgggccccctaaacttgtgtcacggggtcatctaacccaatttatacttttttgagcaaataaccccaaaaatcttcattttcgggtcaagtaaccccataattgtatttttaaaacgcgtaaaatacaaatcggaggtgagggatacaaaaaagtaattagatacttccctaattgttgcgatataattatcctaaatctgttttttaaaataaaaatataaattatagggttatttgacccaaaaatgaagagttttagggttagttgctcaaaaaagtataaattgggctagatgaccccgtgtcacaagttcagggggcgcgttgaccctttgttcaaacaTAAAACATGCTTTTATGTGGAAATTTTTAAagatcgtgattaaaataaaatttttttataaaga
This window of the Mercurialis annua linkage group LG5, ddMerAnnu1.2, whole genome shotgun sequence genome carries:
- the LOC126682368 gene encoding chalcone synthase 2, with the translated sequence MATTPSIEDIRKAQRAHGPATILAIGTATPANWVDQADYPDYYFRITNSEHMTDLKEKFKRMCEKSMIRKRHMHVTEEILTENPNLSAYWEPSLDVRQDIVVVEVPKLGKEAAAKAIKEWGQPKSKITHLIFCTTSGVDMPGCDYQLTKLLGLRPSVKRFMMYQQGCFAGGTVIRLAKDLAENNKGARVLVVCSEITAVTFRGPSDKHLDSLVGQALFGDGAGALIIGADPDTTIERPLFQVVSAAQTILPDSHGAIDGHLREVGLTFHLLKDVPGLISKNIEKSLVEAFSPIGINDWNSIFWVAHPGGPAILDQVELKLNLKPEKMKATRQVLSEYGNMSSACVLFILDEMRKKSVEEGKSTTGEGLDWGVLFGFGPGLTVETVVLHSVPTESVIH